A region of the Pseudomonas asiatica genome:
CCCTGGCTTCGGCTTCGGCCAAGGGGCCGGTGTGATCGAGCAGCGAGCCCAGCTCCGGCACGGAAACGGACAGGTCCGAGCGCAGTGTGTTTTCCCCGAAGAACTGGTGAAAGGCCTGGCCCACCGGGCTTTTGCGATAGGCCACGCCGCCGCCGTGGCCCGGGGTGTGCCAGGAATAGTTGGACTGCGCGGTGTGCTGCACCAGGGCCTTGAAGAACGGCGGCAGCAGGCCGTCGAGGTAGATATGTGCGGCACGCGCCACCTGGCGCGCAAGAAACGGCACGGTGTCTTCGAACAGGTAGAGGATGCCGCGCAGCTGGTTGAGCTCGCTCATGGCTTCGGCGGGGGCGTTTTCCAGGGTCACCTGTTCGCCCAGGGCGAAAATCGGCAGGTTGGGGGCACGCAGGCGGGCCAGGCGGATCAGCTCGGCCATGTTCTGCAGCAGGTGGGTATTCTCGCCGACGCCCTCGGCGGCAACCAGCATGCAGGCCAGGCCATGGTGGGTGGCGGCGACCAGGCAGGCCTCGGCATGGTCGGCGGCGGCGAGGATGGCAAAGCCGTCCTGACGCAGTTCCTCGGCGATGCCCCGCACACGCTCGCCAGCGACGCTGTCGGCCTTGATGGCGCGATGCACGATGAGGATGGGGAACTTGAGGTCCTTGTACATCAGGTGGCTACCTCCGAAGGACATGGCGTCCATTTCAGGGTAGTTGAGCCTTGTATTGCCTGTGCAGGCCTCTTCGCGGGCGAACCCGCTCCCACAGGGACCGCATTGCATTCAAGGCCAGTCGATTTCCTGTGGGAGCGGGTTCACCCGCGAAAGGGCCGGAGCAGGCGAAAGATCAGCCAGCAGGTGTCTCGGTCAGAGCCTGCCACATGGATGGCCCACCCGCCGACTTGGCAATGGCCGCCAGGCGCTCGGCATGCGCCTCCAGCTCCTCGGCACTGGCCATGATCACCCGCCCGGGCGCCCGCCCGGTAATACGGCGAATCTCGCTGCCACCAGCACCCGCCCCTTCATCCCCGGCCTCTGCCCCATGCCCGGCCAGCGACAGGCTGGTCTGGCCACCGGTCATTGCCAGGTAGACGTCAGCCAGCAGTTCCGAGTCGAGCAATGCGCCGTGCAGCTCACGGCCCGAGTTGTCGATGTCGTAGCGTTTGCACAGCGCATCCAGGCTGTTGCGCTGCCCCGGGTGGCGCGAGCGCGCCAGCAGCAGGGTGTCGAGGATGGTGCAATGCTGCGAAATATCCGCGCGGTCCTGCTGGCCCAGCAAGGCAAATTCGTTGTTGATGAAGCCAACGTCGAACGCCGCGTTGTGGATGACCAGCGTGGCGCCCTGGATGAACTCGAAGAACTCCTCGGCAACATCGCCAAAGCGTGGTTTGCCGACCAGGAAGGCATCGGTGATGCCGTGGACGTTGATGGCGCCCTCGTCACTCTCGCGGTCCGGCTGCAGGTAGACGTGGAAGTGCCGCCCGGTCAGGCGCCGGCCGATGACCTCGACACAGCCGATCTCGATGATCCGGTGGCCTTCGCTGACCGGCATACCCGTGGTTTCGGTATCGAGAATGACGAACCGTTTATCTTGCTGCTGCTCCACGCGGGGCGCTCCAACTTGCATCAGTTACAAAGGCCGGAATTGTACCCCAGCTCAACGCTTGGCGCGCACCTCATCGACCCCACGGTTGGCCAGCTGGTCGGCGCGTTCGTTGCCGGGGTGGCCGATATGCCCGCGCACCCACTTCCAGGTCACCTTGTGGCGGTTGACCTGCTCATCCAGCTGCTGCCACAGGTCGGCGTTCTTCACCGGCTCCTTGGCCGCGGTTTTCCAGCCGCGCTTCTTCCAGTTGGTCATCCATTCGTTGATGCCCTTCATCACGTACTGCGAGTCGGTGGTCAGCACCACTTCGCATTCGCGCTTCAGCGCCATCAAGCCCTGGATCGCGGCCATCAGTTCCATGCGGTTGTTGGTGGTTTCGCGTTCGCCGCCCCACAGTTCCTTCTCGACGCCCTTGTAGATCATAAGGACGCCCCAGCCGCCAGGGCCAGGGTTGCCCTTGCAGGCACCATCGGTAAACATCTCGACGCTTTCGCTCATGTACCACTCATGTTCAGTGCTTTTCAGTATCCGGGTTGGCCGCCGCGCGGTTGACCTTGGCCAGTGGCAGCGGCAGCAGCTTGCCCATCGGTTCGCGACGCTCCTGGCGCAACGGCCGCAGGCCCACCACCATCTTGCGCGCTACCAGCAGGTACACCCCGCCACCGGAGCCCTGCCAACCGCCGGCCACCCGTTCCCAGCCCGCCAGGCGCTGCTGCCAGGCCGGTGAGGCAAGCGGCGGACGATAGCACCCGAAGCGGCGTTTCTCCAGCGCGAAGCCCAGCAGGTTGAGCCAGTCGCCCACCCGTGACGGCGAGATGCAACGGGCCTTGCGCAAGGCGCCGTGGCTGAAGAAATGGCGCATGCCCCAGCTGCTCCAGGGGTTGATCCCGACGATCAGCAGGTGCCCGCCAGGGCGCACCGCGCTGGCCGCCTCGCGCAGCAGGCCGTGGGGCGAAAGGCAGAAATCCAGGCCATGCTGCAGCACCACCACGTCGGCGGCGTGCTCGCTCAGCGGCCAGGCCTGCTCCTCGCAGACAATCTCCACCCCCGGCAGCGGTGCACCGAGGCGCACGTTGCGCTGCACCTGGGGCGCGCTGGGCGGTGGCTCGGCGCAGGGCCCGTAGTGCACAAGGTAACCCCCGAAGAAGCGCCCGAGCTCTTCTTCCAGCAGTTTTTCCTCCTCCTTGAGCATCAGTTGGCCGAGTGGGCCGTTGAACCACTCACGGGCCAGGCTGATCAGCTTGACCCAGTCCGGGTCGGCCTGGGCAAAGGCTTGGTCGGTCATTGCGCTCTCCCTCGAAGGTTCTCGCACCGCGCCATCGCGGATAAGATGCCTTCATGTGCCACGCTAGGCGAATCGGATCCGCACCATGATACAGATCGATGCTCTCCCCGCTTTCTCCGACAACTACATCTGGTTGTTACAGGATACTGCCAAACGCCGCTGCGCGGTGGTCGATCCGGGTGACGCCGGCCCAGTGGAACGCTGGCTATCGGCCAACCCCGGCTGGGTACTGAGCGACATCCTGGTCACCCACCACCACAACGACCACGTCGGCGGCGTGGAACGGCTCAAGCAACTGACCGGCGCGCGGGTTTGCGGCCCGGCCCACGAGCGCATTCCCTGCCGTGACCTGGCGCTGGACGAAGGTGACCAGGTGACCGTGCTTGGCGTGACCTTCCAGGTGCTGGCCGTGCCCGGCCATACCCTGGGGCATATCGCCCTGTTCAGCGACCAGCCGGCAACGCCGGTGCTGTTCAGTGGCGACACGCTGTTCGCCGCCGGTTGCGGGCGCATGTTCGAAGGCACCCCCGAACAGATGCAGCCAGCCCTCGCCCGCCTGGCAGCCCTGCCAGAGCAGACCGAGGTGTACTGCGCCCACGAATACACCCTGAGCAACCTGCGTTTCGCCAAGGCGGTGGAACCCGAGAACCCGCACGTTCAGCAGCGGTTCGAGGACGTTACCCGTTTGCGTGCCGACAATCGCATCACATTGCCATCAACGATCGGTTTGGAGCGCCTGACCAACCCCTTCCTGCGCACCTCTGAAACATTAGTTAAACAAAAAGCAGACGAATGGAAGGGACATTCAAACCCCTCGCATGTCGCTGTTTTTGCTGCCTTGAGGTCTTGGAAGGACACCTTCTGATAACCTCAAGATATATCGCAAGCGATGGTCAAAGGTTGACCAGGCCCGGAGCGGTTTCTAGAATCGCCGAAATTTTTCGCCCGGAAACCTGTGTCAGCCGATGTCTTCCCGAAGCCGCAGAACCTCTCATTCCGTCGCCCTGACGCGCCTGGCCCAAATCAGTGCGCTGGCCCTGGCCGCCACTTTGGTGGGCTGCCAGAGCACCCGTCAGCTCGACGAATCCGATAGCGTTCGCGCTCACAACTACCAGGCGCGGATCAAACACAAGCCTTCACCGTTGCTGGTCAAGCCGGCCGAGCAGGCGCCACAGGACGTATGGGAACGCATGCGCCAGGGCTTTGCCCTGCAGGACAACATCGACGTCAACCCGCGCATCGAGCAGCAGCGCCTGTGGTTCGCCAGCAACCCAAGCTACATCGAAAGCGCCGGCGAGCGTGGCAGCCTCTACCTGCACTACATCGTCGAGCGCCTCGAGGAACGCGACATGCCGCTGGAACTGGCCCTGCTGCCAGCCATCGAGAGCGCCTACAACCCGATGGCCTACTCGCGCGCCCATGCCGCGGGGATGTGGCAGTTCATTCCGTCCACCGGCCGCCACTTCAATCTGCGCCAGACCAACTTCTACGATGGCCGTCGCGACGTGACCGCCTCGACCAACGCCGCCCTGGACTACCTCAGCCGCCTGCACGACATGTTCAACGGCGACTGGCTGCTGGCCCTGGCTGCCTACAACGCCGGCGAAGGCACAGTCAGCCGCGCCATCGAGCGCAACGAACGGCTCGGCCTGCCCACCGACTACTGGAACCTGCCGCTGCCGCAGGAAACCCGCGACTACGTGCCCAAGCTGCTGGCCCTGTCGCAGGTGGTACTCACGCCGGAAGCCTATGGCGTGAACCTGAACCCGATCGCCAACGAACCCTACTTCGAGGCGGTGGCCATCAACGACCGCCTCGACCTGTCGCGGGTAGCGGCCTTCGCCAACATCGACGAAGACGAGCTGATCCAGCTCAACCCGGCATTCAAGAAGCGCATGACCGTGGATGGCCCGCAGCAGCTGCTGGTACCCACCGCCAAGGCGCAGCTGCTGAGCGACAGCCTGTCCAACCTCAAGCCCGAGCAACTGGTCAGCCTGCAGCCGAACAAGGCGGTGTTCGCCCGCGCCGTGGCCGAAGCCAAGGCCCCTGTGGCGGCGCGCAGCTACCGGGTCAAGCGCGGCGACAACCTGGGCGCCATCGCCAAGGCCAACCGCGTTTCGGTCAAGGACATCAAGCGCTGGAACCGTCTCACCGGCAACAGCGTGCGCGCTGGCCAGGTCCTGGCCCTGCGCGGTGGCAGCGCGCCGAGCGCTGCTGGCAATCGGGTAGCCGCCTCCGGGCAGCGCTCCACGCAGTACAAGGTACGCAAAGGCGATTCGCTGTACCTGGTGGCCAAGCGCTTCAACGTGGAAATGAAGCACCTCAAACGCTGGAACCCGCGCAGCGGCCATGCCCTGAAGCCAGGCCAGACCCTCACCGTCTACCTCTCGCATTGATCCCCGCCTGCCGCATTGACGCGGTGGCTGTAGGAGCGGCCTTGTGTCGCGATCGGGCTGCGCAGCAGCCCCAGATTATTGAAGGTGATGCCGATATCGCTGGGGCTGCTGCGCAGCCCGATCGCGACACAAGGCCGCTCCTACAGCTACCGCGTCATTCCCATTGGACAGAAGCAGGCACGCCCGCCAACCCCACCTTCAAAACCTCTCTTTTTCCAACCCCACCAAGCTGTTACTGTACCCCGATCAAAGCCCAACGCCTCTGGATCGGATGCCGACTTGATACGTCCCCTCCTGCTGTCACTCAGCCTGGCCTTGAGCTTTCCCGCAGCCGCGATGGTGAGCGAAAGCCACGGATACGCGCAGTTCGGCACGCTCAAGTACCCAGCCACATTCACCCATTTCGACTGGGTCAACCCGCAAGCGCCCAAGGGCGGCACCTTGCGGGCCATGGCTTTCGGTACCTTCGACACCCTCAACCCCTACACCTTCAAGGGGTCGAGCCCGATTACCACGCCCAATTTCCAGCAATACGGCATCAGCGAGCTGAACGAGCCGCTGATGGTCGGCACCGGCCAGTACGACCCGTCCGGCGACGAGCCGACCTCCAGCTACGGCCTGATCGCCCGCTCGGTGGAGTACAGCGAGGACCGCAGCTGGGTGGTGTTCAACCTGCGCCCGGAAGCCCACTGGCATGACGGCAAGCCGATCACCTCGGCAGACGTGGCTTTCTCCTACCGCACGCTGCTCAAGGATGGCCACCCGATCTACCGCACCAACCTGCAGGAAGTGCAGCGGGTGGACATCCTCGGCCCGCTGCGCATCCGCTTCGTGTTCAAGCGCGCCGGCAACCCGCTGCTGATCCTGCGCCTGGGCGAAATGCCGGTGCTGCCCAAGCACTACTGGCAAAAGCGCGACTTCAAGGCCACCACCTTCGAGCCCCCGCTGGGCAGCGGCCCCTACCGCATCACCCAGGTCCAGCCTGGGCGCCGGCTGGTGTTCGAACGGGTGAAGAACTACTGGGGCAAGGACCTGGCGGTAAACCGTGGCAAATACAACTTCAACCGCGTGGAATACGAGTTCTACCGCGACGCCACGGTCGCCTTCGAAGCGTTCAAGGCCGGCGAGTTCGACATCTATATCGAGCACCAGGCGAAGAACTGGGCCAACGGCTACAACTTCCCGGCCGTGCGCCGGGGCGAGGTGATCAAGGCGCAGATCCCGCACCGCATCCCCACGCAAACCCAGGGCCTGTTCATGAACAGCCGCCGGGCCACCTTCAGCGACCCACGGGTACGCCAGGCGCTGGGGCTGATGCTCGACTTCGAGTGGACCAACCGCGCCCTGTTCAGCGGCGCCTACCGCCGCTCGACCAGCTACTACCCCAACAGCGAATTCGCCGCTACCGGCCTGCCTACCGGCAAGGAATGGCTGCTGCTGGCGCCGTTCCGTGACCAGTTGCCGGCCGCCTTGTTCAGCGAACCCTACAAGGTCAGCCAGACCGATGGCCGTGGCATCAGCCGCCAGACCTTGCGCCAGGCCCTCGGCCTGCTCGCCGAAGCCGGCTGGAAGCTGAACGGCCAGCGCCTGGTCGACAGCAAGGGCCAGCAGCTGCGCATGGAGCTGCTGCTGGTAAACCCCAACCTTGAACGCATCCTGCAACCGTATGTCGAAAACCTGGCCAGCATCGGCATCGATGCGCGCTTGCGTACCGTGGACCGCGCCCAGTACAAACAACGCCTGGACCAGTTCGATTTCGACATGATTCTGATGACCCTGAACCAGACCCTGAGCCCGGGCCTCGAACAGTGGCTGTACTTCCACTCCAGCCAGGCCACGACCAAGGGCAGCAAGAACTATGCTGGGGTCAAGGACCCGGTGGTCGACCATCTGCTCGACACCCTGCTCGCCGCCCGTACCCGCGATGACCAGGTCGCCGCCGCCCGCGCCCTGGACCGCGTGCTCTCATGGCAGTACTACATGATCCCCAACTGGTACCTCGACAATCATCGCCTGGCCTACCGCAACCGGTTCGCCTTCGTCACCACGCCGCCCTACACCCTTGGGCTGAACAGCTGGTGGATCAAGACTTCGGAGAAAGCCCAATGACGCCAACGCACCGACTGCGCCGGCTGGCCGGCAGCCTGTTGCTTGCCTGCCTGAGCCTTCCCGCCCTGGCCGCACCGCAACATGCGCTCACCCTGTACGACGAGCCACCCAAGTACCCCGCCGACTTCAAGCACTTCGCCTACGTCAACCCTGACGCACCCAAGGGTGGCACCTTCCGCCAGTCCAGCTTCGGCGGTTTCGACAGCCTCAACCCGTTCATCAACAAGGGCGTGCCGGCCGAGAACATCAGCAGCATCTACGACACCCTGATGCGCCAGAGCCAGGACGAGCCGTTCACCGAGTACGGCCTGGTGGCCGGCAAGATCGAAAAGGCCCCGGACAACAGCTGGGTGCGCTTCTACCTGCGCCCCGAGGCACGCTTCCACGACGGCCACCCGATGCGCGCCGACGACGTGGTGTTCACCTTCAATGCCCTGATCAAGGACGGCGCGCCGCTGTACCGCCAGTACTACGCCGACGTCGCCGAAGTGGTCGCCGAAGACCCGCTGACGGTGCTGTTCACCTTCAAGCACAAGAACAACCGCGAGCTGCCGCTGATTCTCGGCCAACTGCCGGTATTGCCCAAGCACTGGTACGAAAGCCGCGATTTCAACCGCGGCAACCTGGAAATCCCGCTGGGCAGCGGCCCGTACAAGGTCGCCGAGGTCAAGGCCGGGCGCTCGGTGCGCTACGAGCGGGTCAAGGACTACTGGGCCAAGGACCTGCCGATCAACCGCGGCTTCTACAACTTCGACGTCATGACCTTCGACTCCTACCGCGACACCACCGTCGCCCTGGAAGCACTCAAGGCCGGGGCGTTCGACTATGCGCTGGAAGTCAGCGCGAAGAACTGGGCCACCGCCTACAACGTACCCGCCGTGCGCGATGGCCGCCTGATCAAGGAAGAGTTGCCCAACGGCAACCCCACGGGCATGCAGGGCTTCATCTTCAACATCCGCCGCCCGGTGTTCCAGGACGTGCGCGTGCGCCAGGCGCTGAGCCTGCTGCTGGACTACGAGTGGACCAACAAGCAGCTGTTCAACGGCGCCTACACCCGCACCGGCAGCTACTTCGAAAACTCGGAAATGGCCGCCCGCGGCCTGCCCGGCCCCAGCGAACTGAAAATCCTCGAACCACTGCGCGGCAAGGTCCCCGAGCAGGTATTCAGCGAAGCCTTCCGCAACCCGGTCAGTGACGGCAGCGGCATGATCCGCGAACAGCAGCGCCAGGCCTACAAGCTGCTGCAGGAAGCCGGCTGGAAAATCGTCGACGACAAGATGGTCGACGCCCAGGGCAAACCGGTGAGCATCGAGTTCCTGCTGGCACAGACCGAGTTCGAACGCATCCTGCTGCCGTTCAAGCGCAACCTCGCCGACCTTGGCATCGACCTGAATATCCGCCGGGTCGACGTGTCCCAGTACATCACCCGCTTGCGTTCGCGCGACTACGACATGATCGTCGGTGGCTACCCGCAGTCCAACTCGCCGGGCAACGAGCAGCGCGAGTTCTGGTCCAGTGCCGCCGCCGACAACCCCGGCAGCCGCAACTTCATCGGCCTGCGCGACCCGGCCATCGACCAGCTGGTGGAACAGCTGATCAATGCCGATTCGCGGCAGAGCCTGATCGACCACTGCCGGGCCCTCGACCGCGTACTGCTGTGGGGCTACTACGTGATCCCAAACTGGCACATCAAGACCTGGCGCGTGGCCTACTGGAACCACATCGGCCACCCGGACGTCTCGCCCAAGTACGACATCGGCATCGACACCTGGTGGATCAAGCCCGGCGTAACCCCGGCCGTCAGCGAAACCACTGCGGACGAGGCCGAATAACATGCTGGCCTACATCCTGCGCCGCCTGCTGCTGATCATCCCGACCCTGTTCGGCATCCTGATCATCAACTTCATCATCGTCCAGGCCGCCCCCGGCGGCCCGGTCGAGCAGATGATCGCCAAGCTCGAAGGTTTCGAAGGCGCCACCAGCCGCATTGCCGGTGGCGGTGCCGAAGTGTCCGTGGCCGGCTCCAACTACCGTGGCGCCCAGGGCCTGGACCCGGCACTGATCGCCGAGATCGAACGCATGTACGGCTTCGACAAGTCGCCGCCCGAGCGCCTGTGGATCATGATCAAGAACTACGCCCGGCTGGACTTCGGCGACAGCTTCTTCCGCGATGCCAAGGTCATCGACCTGATCATCGAGAAGATGCCTGTGTCGATTTCGCTGGGGCTGTGGAGCACGCTGATCATGTACCTGGTGTCGAT
Encoded here:
- a CDS encoding extracellular solute-binding protein, giving the protein MTPTHRLRRLAGSLLLACLSLPALAAPQHALTLYDEPPKYPADFKHFAYVNPDAPKGGTFRQSSFGGFDSLNPFINKGVPAENISSIYDTLMRQSQDEPFTEYGLVAGKIEKAPDNSWVRFYLRPEARFHDGHPMRADDVVFTFNALIKDGAPLYRQYYADVAEVVAEDPLTVLFTFKHKNNRELPLILGQLPVLPKHWYESRDFNRGNLEIPLGSGPYKVAEVKAGRSVRYERVKDYWAKDLPINRGFYNFDVMTFDSYRDTTVALEALKAGAFDYALEVSAKNWATAYNVPAVRDGRLIKEELPNGNPTGMQGFIFNIRRPVFQDVRVRQALSLLLDYEWTNKQLFNGAYTRTGSYFENSEMAARGLPGPSELKILEPLRGKVPEQVFSEAFRNPVSDGSGMIREQQRQAYKLLQEAGWKIVDDKMVDAQGKPVSIEFLLAQTEFERILLPFKRNLADLGIDLNIRRVDVSQYITRLRSRDYDMIVGGYPQSNSPGNEQREFWSSAAADNPGSRNFIGLRDPAIDQLVEQLINADSRQSLIDHCRALDRVLLWGYYVIPNWHIKTWRVAYWNHIGHPDVSPKYDIGIDTWWIKPGVTPAVSETTADEAE
- the gloB gene encoding hydroxyacylglutathione hydrolase, whose protein sequence is MIQIDALPAFSDNYIWLLQDTAKRRCAVVDPGDAGPVERWLSANPGWVLSDILVTHHHNDHVGGVERLKQLTGARVCGPAHERIPCRDLALDEGDQVTVLGVTFQVLAVPGHTLGHIALFSDQPATPVLFSGDTLFAAGCGRMFEGTPEQMQPALARLAALPEQTEVYCAHEYTLSNLRFAKAVEPENPHVQQRFEDVTRLRADNRITLPSTIGLERLTNPFLRTSETLVKQKADEWKGHSNPSHVAVFAALRSWKDTF
- a CDS encoding class I SAM-dependent methyltransferase, translated to MTDQAFAQADPDWVKLISLAREWFNGPLGQLMLKEEEKLLEEELGRFFGGYLVHYGPCAEPPPSAPQVQRNVRLGAPLPGVEIVCEEQAWPLSEHAADVVVLQHGLDFCLSPHGLLREAASAVRPGGHLLIVGINPWSSWGMRHFFSHGALRKARCISPSRVGDWLNLLGFALEKRRFGCYRPPLASPAWQQRLAGWERVAGGWQGSGGGVYLLVARKMVVGLRPLRQERREPMGKLLPLPLAKVNRAAANPDTEKH
- a CDS encoding extracellular solute-binding protein: MIRPLLLSLSLALSFPAAAMVSESHGYAQFGTLKYPATFTHFDWVNPQAPKGGTLRAMAFGTFDTLNPYTFKGSSPITTPNFQQYGISELNEPLMVGTGQYDPSGDEPTSSYGLIARSVEYSEDRSWVVFNLRPEAHWHDGKPITSADVAFSYRTLLKDGHPIYRTNLQEVQRVDILGPLRIRFVFKRAGNPLLILRLGEMPVLPKHYWQKRDFKATTFEPPLGSGPYRITQVQPGRRLVFERVKNYWGKDLAVNRGKYNFNRVEYEFYRDATVAFEAFKAGEFDIYIEHQAKNWANGYNFPAVRRGEVIKAQIPHRIPTQTQGLFMNSRRATFSDPRVRQALGLMLDFEWTNRALFSGAYRRSTSYYPNSEFAATGLPTGKEWLLLAPFRDQLPAALFSEPYKVSQTDGRGISRQTLRQALGLLAEAGWKLNGQRLVDSKGQQLRMELLLVNPNLERILQPYVENLASIGIDARLRTVDRAQYKQRLDQFDFDMILMTLNQTLSPGLEQWLYFHSSQATTKGSKNYAGVKDPVVDHLLDTLLAARTRDDQVAAARALDRVLSWQYYMIPNWYLDNHRLAYRNRFAFVTTPPYTLGLNSWWIKTSEKAQ
- the dnaQ gene encoding DNA polymerase III subunit epsilon, yielding MEQQQDKRFVILDTETTGMPVSEGHRIIEIGCVEVIGRRLTGRHFHVYLQPDRESDEGAINVHGITDAFLVGKPRFGDVAEEFFEFIQGATLVIHNAAFDVGFINNEFALLGQQDRADISQHCTILDTLLLARSRHPGQRNSLDALCKRYDIDNSGRELHGALLDSELLADVYLAMTGGQTSLSLAGHGAEAGDEGAGAGGSEIRRITGRAPGRVIMASAEELEAHAERLAAIAKSAGGPSMWQALTETPAG
- the rnhA gene encoding ribonuclease HI, translated to MSESVEMFTDGACKGNPGPGGWGVLMIYKGVEKELWGGERETTNNRMELMAAIQGLMALKRECEVVLTTDSQYVMKGINEWMTNWKKRGWKTAAKEPVKNADLWQQLDEQVNRHKVTWKWVRGHIGHPGNERADQLANRGVDEVRAKR
- a CDS encoding lytic transglycosylase domain-containing protein, with the translated sequence MSSRSRRTSHSVALTRLAQISALALAATLVGCQSTRQLDESDSVRAHNYQARIKHKPSPLLVKPAEQAPQDVWERMRQGFALQDNIDVNPRIEQQRLWFASNPSYIESAGERGSLYLHYIVERLEERDMPLELALLPAIESAYNPMAYSRAHAAGMWQFIPSTGRHFNLRQTNFYDGRRDVTASTNAALDYLSRLHDMFNGDWLLALAAYNAGEGTVSRAIERNERLGLPTDYWNLPLPQETRDYVPKLLALSQVVLTPEAYGVNLNPIANEPYFEAVAINDRLDLSRVAAFANIDEDELIQLNPAFKKRMTVDGPQQLLVPTAKAQLLSDSLSNLKPEQLVSLQPNKAVFARAVAEAKAPVAARSYRVKRGDNLGAIAKANRVSVKDIKRWNRLTGNSVRAGQVLALRGGSAPSAAGNRVAASGQRSTQYKVRKGDSLYLVAKRFNVEMKHLKRWNPRSGHALKPGQTLTVYLSH